In Rahnella sikkimica, the following are encoded in one genomic region:
- a CDS encoding GtrA family protein, which produces MLKLFSRYISVGVVNTCIHWAVFACGVYLAGVNQAAANFIAFLVAVSFSFFANAKFTFKAEATSKGYVLYVGFMGIMSLITGKVSDYYHINPLITLIEFSAISLICGFLFSKFVIFKESK; this is translated from the coding sequence ATGCTAAAATTATTCTCCCGCTATATCTCTGTAGGTGTCGTCAATACCTGCATACATTGGGCCGTGTTCGCTTGTGGAGTCTACTTGGCAGGCGTGAACCAGGCGGCGGCAAACTTTATCGCTTTTTTGGTGGCTGTCAGCTTCTCATTCTTTGCTAATGCTAAATTCACTTTTAAAGCAGAAGCCACCTCAAAAGGTTATGTACTTTATGTCGGCTTTATGGGGATTATGAGTTTAATCACTGGTAAAGTTTCTGACTACTATCATATAAACCCACTTATTACCCTTATTGAGTTTTCCGCCATTAGCTTAATATGCGGATTTCTGTTTTCCAAATTTGTGATATTCAAGGAATCGAAATGA
- a CDS encoding glycosyltransferase family 2 protein, with amino-acid sequence MKISLVVPVYNEEDAIPIFYKTVREFDGLKDHLIELVFVNDGSKDSTEAIIHALALSDSNVKAISFTRNFGKEPALFAGLEHASGDAIIPIDVDLQDPIEVIPRLIEKWLDGADMVLAKRTDRSTDGHLKRKSAEMFYKLHNKISNPKIEENVGDFRLMSRDVVENIKLMPERNLFMKGILSWVGGKTEVVEYSRAERVAGTSKFNGWKLWNLALEGITSFSTFPLRIWTYIGLLVAFISFIYGGWLVVDTLAFGNPVHGYPSVMVSILFLGGIQLIGIGVLGEYIGRIYTETKSRPRYITKKMD; translated from the coding sequence ATGAAAATATCTCTCGTAGTCCCTGTTTACAATGAAGAGGACGCCATCCCTATTTTCTACAAAACAGTGCGCGAGTTCGATGGATTGAAAGATCATTTGATCGAGTTGGTTTTTGTCAATGATGGAAGCAAAGACTCTACGGAAGCAATAATTCATGCTCTTGCATTATCAGATTCAAACGTTAAAGCAATAAGCTTTACGAGAAACTTCGGCAAAGAGCCTGCTCTATTTGCCGGGCTAGAACATGCTTCCGGTGATGCAATTATCCCTATTGACGTAGATTTGCAAGACCCGATCGAAGTAATACCCAGGCTGATTGAAAAGTGGCTCGATGGTGCTGATATGGTTCTGGCAAAAAGAACAGACAGGTCTACTGACGGTCACTTAAAACGCAAATCAGCTGAAATGTTCTACAAGCTTCACAACAAAATAAGCAATCCAAAGATTGAGGAAAATGTTGGCGATTTCCGTCTAATGTCGCGTGACGTTGTCGAAAACATTAAGCTCATGCCTGAGCGAAACCTATTTATGAAGGGAATTCTTAGCTGGGTTGGGGGCAAAACAGAGGTAGTTGAATACTCACGCGCAGAGCGTGTGGCGGGGACATCGAAGTTTAATGGCTGGAAGTTATGGAATCTGGCTCTGGAAGGAATAACAAGCTTTTCAACCTTCCCTCTCCGGATTTGGACATACATAGGACTACTAGTTGCTTTTATTTCGTTCATTTATGGTGGGTGGCTAGTTGTCGATACCTTGGCGTTCGGCAATCCAGTTCATGGTTACCCTTCTGTTATGGTTTCGATTCTTTTCCTTGGTGGAATTCAGCTTATTGGGATTGGCGTCCTTGGGGAATACATTGGCAGAATTTACACTGAAACGAAAAGTCGCCCACGATACATTACTAAAAAAATGGATTAA